The sequence AACAGAACCAATAGGATAAACAGCAATGAATACGAACAGATTTATTAGAGGAACTGGCCCATGCAAGCACGGAGGGGCAAGTATCAATGTGAACTCAGAAAACAGGGGCGCAAGACCTTGATGCCGTGTCCTGAGACCTGTGTCCTCATGCAAAGCCACTCCTTCTGACAGGACATGGGTGTTCACATAAGTGACTTCCACTTGCAGTGAGgatgaggcagaggtagaggatAGCAAAGATGTGCCAGACACTCATAAAcgcggtctttttttttttttttttaagtaatggaTTATTCAGGACAAAAGGAATGCTAGCTATTAAATCTTTAATCCATAGACGTTACTTTCTCCAAATCCTCACTCAAAGTTGAATATATTTCCCTGGTATTTTCTTTACTAATCACAAGTCCTTTGCAACCTCTTAATTGTATATACAATTGGTACACTATTATCTGGCATTTGTATCTTAAATACCTCAATAGCAAAACAGATTTCTCTCTTTTAAACATCAACTTTACATTAGCCCCCACCCCATACTGAATTAGCTGGGacacccaaggctacacagaataTAGTGTAAATGTTTTATAGGAGAACTCTGATTTGTTATCAGTCCCATTCTTAAGTGTACAGTTGATGTCATTATCAAACAAATTCCTAACAACGGGGCAGAAGTTACTTTCTGCAATCCTGTAGCCTGGAGGAAATAGAAATTCTGTTGTTAATATGAACACAAATAAATCATGTGGCTTTCTGACCAACTGGATCACTAAAGCCCTAATTCTTGCTTGTCACCAGGAAAAACATCAGCACAGGAAGTTAACTCTCACCAATCCgtctttctgtctcctgctgCCCCCTACTGGAAAGAAAGGATAAAGCAGACAGTGTAGTCCAGAATTCCCACTGAAGCCAGCCCCGGGGAAAGCTGCTTGCTCTGGCAGTGGTTTTATTGATATGATAAAAACACAAGTTACACAGGAATTGAGGTGCAGGGTTTCTCCTATGGAGAAGAAAGTCTGTGCTAAAATAAAATAGGCAAGGTGATGTCACGACACTTAACAAATCATATGAGGCTGAGAGAACGCCAAGATGTGGtccttgattagaatgaagtcTTTTATCTCTTGGTTTTCACTTAAAGTCTACTAATATTGTGAAGGTGACCAGTCTATGAGAAGCAATgtatagattcagtgcaatcccaatAGAAATTcccatgacattcttcacagaaatagaaaaaaaacaatccCCTAAAATTTGTATGAAACCAAAAACTCTGAGACTCTTTTCTCTTGAAAATGGTGTGTAGGGGAGGATAGGGGTAGGGACTTGGGGGTGGTCTTCAGTTTTATCTTGCTTTCCTCAAGCatgaatgtggaaaaaaaaacgcCTCTCTGTAACGGAAAATGGAGGCAATGGAGGCAAGTTGGGACTCAACTAGTTTTCTTGGGAAAGTATCAGTTTAGCTTTCTCACAATGAAATCTGCACATCGTTCTTTCGTTTATGGTTTTCTACAAATTGTAAAACTGCCACAGCAAGGTGGAAAAAataccccacctcctctccctcttgCTTTCCATGAGCATGGGTTACTGAGAAGGCATAtttggaaatcacacagagttAATGTCcctttgcttttcatttggaCACCTGCGTTAAGATAATTatttcgccaggcagtggtggtgcatgcctttaatcccagcacttgggaggcagagccaggcgcatctctgtgagtttgaagccagcctggtctacagagagagatccaagacaggcaacaaaactacatggagaaaccctgtcttgaaaaacaaacaaacaaaagactattATTTCAGGTTTCGAGCTGAAATTCTGGGAACCAGGGAGGTTTTTCCAGTGGTCTTGTCCAAACAATGTGGGTTATAGTTATTGATGTTAACCAGCCACACCTTCCAGCATTTACAAGAGGCTAATTCTGAAAGCCCGTTCTCTCTGGGTTTATCTGATCGGGTTCGGAGAGATCCTGTTTTAGAGGGTCTTTTGGACCCAGGGAGTAGGACTGTGCTCAGTGTCTGACAAGGGTTCAAAGCCAGATGAGGGCACCTAGGAACTAGACTTGGTCCTGCAACATCTGTCTGCTTCAGCCAGTGATACTCATTGTCTCCAGAATATGGAAAAGTGGGCATGTGGTGCAGGTTGCCCCATAATTTAGAGgatctctttttaaagaatagGGGGTTCAAGAACATgcaaaaaaaatagtgtttttgAAAGCTTTGAACTCATTTTGCAGGCTAGAGATTCAAGAAACCATTTGCCTCTGTTTCAATGTACATCTTACGTTACATTCTCTCTTGGTCAGACTGCATGTTTTAGTAGTCAGGTTAGATGAGACCCTAATGTTCAGTGAAACTCAGCATAACTCTACCCGTCTCTGAGGTTAACTTAGGCAAGCCTTCTTCCAATGCCCTTCCTGCTTGCACAATGCATACTTTCTTGCCCAGCTTTCCTAGAGTCCCCTTGTTTCTGGACCAGAGACCGGGAACATTCCACAgtggtttcttccttcctttcagttGCCTACAGGAGACAAAATGGCAATCACAAACAAGACAACTTACTTCCTTCATTATTTATTCCCTTTATCTAACTTTTTCCTCCTCTGTTGCATCTGTTGGTGAATGCCTTCCAGGTTTCTTACAGGTGAGAAGGACTGGTCTCAGAATCTATAGATTTGGAGAGGGACTATTATCTTTGGGGAAGAGATGTTATAAGTGAACTGATATATAAGAAACTCTCCAAGGATGTATTCTAGTTACCatactttataaaattatttttaattacttgagCCGATAGTTTTGTCATAGACATTAGTTAGTTtagaaaaatcatgttttattgTACTTTTCTTATgcaaaatcttatttttattttttgtcataaTATATCACTACTTAGAACCTTTTTTCTATTATTGATTTCTTTTGACTTATTTCAggttattttttataaattagaTTTTGAAGCCAGGCACTgtggtgcactcaggaggcagaagcaggcagatctctgtgagtggtGACTACAGTGAATtacaattatttttctaatagaaAAACATTAACATAACATTAACACTTACATTTTAATGTCTTGGCTTTGTTTTGTAAAAATAACTGtcaatgtaaatttaaaaaaaatttagtaaGCCTAACTTACACTGAAGGGCCAAGAAGAAAGTAATTTTGAATTATTTGCCATGTATCAATTTTACAGTGGATCATATTTTTTAATAGATCCAAATATACATTGCTCCTTTTATAGACTTCAAAAAGCTGAAGTAACATTTAGACACCATACTGGAACAAAGGCTGTGTGAGCTACTTTAGCATTAGAACATGGCTGTTACTGTCTCATGgaagggtcagtacagtgaggcCACTGTGAACTCTGAACTAGACTTTATCTCACCATAAAAAGCTAACCATAACAAAGCCCCAGCTACAGTCTATCTTTGGGGTTCCTGATACTCTCCTAGAGAACTCCACTTGAGTTAGCAGACCCAGGCTATGATCCATGACATGATCCATGGCCAGTACCAAGAAGAAACAATGTATATTATGAAACTCATTCTTCAACATAATGACCACCTAACCATTTAGATGCTAGCCCCATAGACGACCCACCTATGCTGGCTAGCTttatgacacaagctagagccatgaGAGGAGGgtctctcaactgagaaaataagatcaggctgcaggcaagcctgtagggcatttcttagtgattgataggggaaaGCCCAGTCCATTGCCCATGACTGGTGGTTCAGttttataggaaagcaggctgaacaagccacgaggggcaggccagtaagcagcactcgtCCATAGCCTCtacattagctcctgcctccaggttcctgacctgctTTAGTTCCTCACTGCTttggatgatgaactgttatatggaactgtgagtgaaacactcccccagctcccaccccccaagctgcttttggtcatggtgtttcatactGCAATAGTAATCCTAAGACACCACCTAATGGAACCTTAATTTTCCATGtagttaatataaaaaaaaatgtttttggagTTTGAACCAGAAATTCAGGAATTCCCAGAACAAGTCCACAACTCAACCCACCCCGTCTACTGTAAGCCATTCCCCAGAACGGCCTAGGACCATCTGGAGCTGGTCTGGGATTCCTAGTTAGAGACATCCACAGCTAGTCCCCCTCACCATGACCTACTCACCTATCAGCCACTTTACCAACTTTGACACTCTGTGAGAGGACAGCTTGGAGTTTGAACCTGGAGTCTAAATCGGAACTTCAGGTTGAGACTTCCAAAGCCAGTTCATTCCAACTGTCTGCTACCCAACCCAATGCTGGGCCCCTCAAGAGCCTGGAGCCTGACTCATAACCCAGTTAGAGACACCCAAAATCAGTCCCCTCTTTACTTACCTGTACAACTATCAACTACCCTACTCTTCGTGTTGATCTGCTACCACTGAAAGTCTGAACCCCAAACCAGAGTGGCCCCAACACTGAGAACCAAGCATCACTTGGCTGACCTACAACCTAACAAAGATCCAAACACCCACCTGAAAAGGTGAGAGTAAGACCACCGCAGTGACCtaactccagatgcctagatcacaaaaatacaaacatggagaatggaaggagaggtaGGGTGGAGCAGCTCAGTCCATGGTGGCAGGAATGTGTTCACAGCACAGCAGACCAAAAAGCAGAGGGCAGCCATAACTAGGGTGGGGCTAGAACTCGCAAATCCTTACCTCTAGTGACCTCCTACCAGCAGGAGCTACCTGCTGGGGAACAAGTATTCAACACAGGAGCCTATGAAGGCATTTTACATGTACACCATCATGTTTGCCACTGAAATAGTACATACCATAGTGCTTTATAAGGAAGATGCCATTTTCTGCATGAGGAAATTCTCTGAAATTCTCAACAGGCTAAATAACGCCCCCTGTACTAATCGCATTCTTTAGAATAGAATGGGTATAAAGAATGTACATTACAAAGGGATTTACTTGATTGGCTTACATGATACAGGTTTGTTCAACGATGAATGGCTATGTGCAGGCTGCAGAGACAGAAACTCTGGTAGCTGGTGAGTCCAAGGGCAGATGGAAATACTGGACCCAGAGAAAAAGTGTGCACCTCTTACTCCAAATGTCTCTAAATCAAAGTAGGGTCTCAGGTCCCTTAAATCAATATGCTCTTCTCTAAACTGAATTTCTGGCTACTGGAGCCGAGGACTATTGAATAGAAACCCAGGCTTACTGTATGACAGTGCTGACGGTTTCAGTCCCACATCGAATCACTGTCCTGGGTTCTCAGCAGGGGACTAGGAGAGCCAGGTGCAGTGCTCCGTGATGTACTCTAACACCTGTCTGTACTTGAGAAGACTCAGACAGCAGACTTCAACTTCAACCCAGATAACCAGCCCAGCTTCCCAATGGACTATGCAGGCCTCCAAGTACCTCACTGAAGCAGCTTGAAAATAGGTATGAATGGACACTTAGAACTAATGAGAGCAAAACAGTACTTGGTGGGTGCCTTTCCTCTGGTGTGACCAGGATTAATGTGGAGACCTTTCACAGGACCACAAATAATAATTAACTGTTTTGAAAACTGCCAACAAACTGAGACTTCCAAGTTGGAAAAAGGACTTTCCAACATCAATTGATAGACTAAAGGCAATGTGATTCATGTTTGAGTGTTTattaaaaaaaccacaaatatGCTAAATAATTTGGGGGGTGGGAGTTGAACACTTTTTAATTTtgcttagttgtttttgttttttttttttaaccaaaactctCTGCAAATCTCCATCAGCATGATTACTGTTTGCTGCTAGACTTACCCACAAGCAAAACTGAAGGCTGGTTCAATAAATTTAAGATAGGACAGGACTTTGTCCAGGTCAAATACAAGGGGTTTGGGGCAGACCAAATGCAAAATGCTCGACAACCATTGCTTACATTAACCCAGAAGCCTGGCTAAAAGCAGATCCATGGACTTTTAAAGGCAGCATTTTTGACACTTTAGGAGGCAAAGTAAGACTACTTATTTTTATCAACAACCTGAAGATTCTCCTTTGCAATCAAATGCTTTATAGATTGCAGATCAGACTGTTCTGAGTTGTTTTCGTGATATCTGCAGTCTCAAGGACTGCTCTCTCTCCTTTAGCATAGGGAGAACAGTCCCAAGCTAAGTGGTTTTGCACATGGGCTAAAATTCTTATCAAGAAAGGCCCATGGATTCATCTCTATAAAAATGTCCTAACACTATATATGCAGAAATGAGGAATGTTTATCTTTGAGTAGAATACTATTTTTACagacttctgcttttcctcctgtCATCTCCAGGCTTTCAAGGCAATCCTGTTACTCTGGGTGTGGACAGCAACTGAAGATCTGGCTGTGTTGTCACATGTCTGTCATCCTGCACACTGCAAGggtacaagtttgaggccagtttgccTACAGAATAAAAccgtctttaaaaacaaaaaaattttaataagatactatattttatacattatCTTTAATATAACTACCATCTCCCAAAACTGTGAAGTTTATCAAAAGGGAAAAACATTTGACGGTAAAATAACCCTCTCCATCCACTTTGTCCCCACCTCTTTTCAAGATATAAGAAATTTAgatgataaaagagaaagccatttACAGATTTCACAAATACCTTGTACAACAATCTGTGATGTTTTATTAGAATTAGCTATCAAAGACATTGCACCTTTCAAGTCTGACTGAATTTAATGATGTTCAACAGTGGCTTTATTACGATAATGCTTGACAATATTTAAGAGTGAATTCAATTACTTCACATTAATGTTTGCCAATACATTATTCacaattcttaaatattttaagtcaaCCCAACCTAGATGTACACAAGGCTTACTCTCAACTCttctgagggaacaggaagatcGAAAGAAACCTAGGCCTGGAGTCCAGTGTCTAACCCACAACAACTACATCATCACTGGTGAACTCATAGGTAGGCACTTCCAGATTGAGAGGCGCGGGGCCCCTCCTGATCCTGCCAGAGGCATCATAGTGTGACCCATGGCAGGGGCAATAATAGCCACCAAAATCTCCTGCATTTGCAATGGGTACACAACCAAGATGAGTGCAGACGCCTATCAGAATAACCCATTCAGGTTTCTTGACTCGCTCTAAATCATGCTGTGGATCCCTCAACTGGGACAATTCAACTGCAGCTTCCTGGGCAATCTCCTTCTTGGTTCGATGGCGCACAAACAGAGGTTTGCCCCTCCATTTGAAAGCCATGTTCTTTCCTTCGGGAATATCAGACAGCTTGATCTCGATCTTCGACATGGCCAGTACATCAGCAGAAGCGCTCATGCTGGAAACGAACTGGGTGACCACATTCTTGGCAGCGTATGCAACACCCACAGTAGTAGTTGCAGTTACCAGGTAAGAGAAGCCTTTTCTAGCCTCACTGCTCTCTTTAGAAGACTTTGTGCTATCTAGAACTTCAGGGCGACGGTAGTCAGAGAAGTCGGGCACCTTGACATCTGTATGGGAATAGCGAACAGAAGCAGGAACTGCAAgacaaacacatgaaaacaaaattttaaaaaatggcctgGAAGGTCTACATGTCAGCAAAGACTTGTAAGTTATAATGGCAAATAGCACAATAAACAGAtacttcaagttttttttttttatttttcaatcaacTGCTTAGACAGACTATCCATCTATACCAATCACTTCTCATCCTTTCTAGATTAGGCCTCAAAACACACTTAGTCCACCTAACAATTGCTGTGTGGTCATCTCAAGGCAGAGGCCTGGCCTGCATCTCTGCTATGTGCTCTCCGGAAGCACTGCTAAGGTTCATAACATACTAACTACAAGACAACAACCCTCTTGTGTCTTGGGATACTTTAGTTGTAGAAAACTTAAGGATTGCTATTTTTGATTTCAGGGCATAAATCTTCAAATAAAACCACTGGTGgccagaaaacaacaaacttatcAGAATAGGCAATACTCAATGGAATCTATAAAGTAATTATTCAATTTAataaggggggaggggggcaataTTCACCTATCTCCCCTTTCAACACGACAATAGCATCTACAAAAAAATTACCTTTCTTTTTTCATACTGTAGACCCTTTGAATGGGACACTTGTAGGTCATACAATGGGTCAAATGTTTGTAACAAAGGACacttaagaacacttactgtttATACACACTTTGAAAGCAGCACTAGCATATCTAAATATGTAAATCTCTGACAAAAAGAATGAACTCACCAGCAAGATTCTTTAACTATGTTTAGAAAATAAACTTTcccacaaaataatatatataataaaaatctgccctataaatatatgaaaatacgTATCTtcataaaatttatgttttagaaaCTGCTACCAGGCTTACTTTTTAGgggaaaaatgttaaaaagttttcattttcagaaaaatatgtcCTTTCAAAATGAAGATCTACTCATAACATACAAAGCCACTGTTAGTGACAGTGTTCCCTTGGTCTTCAAGGTTCTCATCTTAAAATACTTCTTTCAATACCCAAGTATTAGTATTTCATCTACTTTTCACATGACTTCAAGGTGAGTAACTACAGAAGTCACAAATCTGGACAAGAATGAAACCTATCAAAATTACTTTTCTGACAACCTAATCCTTTTGGAGAGGGAACTAAGACATGGGTAGTGGCAACCTGAGAGTCACAATTAGGGCTTTGCAGAATCACTTGAcattatattatgtattattcTACCTACTATCAATGGGATGGTGTAAACTGGCATTTGGAATCATCTAAGAATTACTTCCCCATGACAGTGCCTGAGATTACACTAAAAAATAAGTTGTTTACCTAACACAGAAAGAAGCCAAGTTCACAGCTCAACACCAACAGTATCCACAACCACTAACCCTTGACAATACAAGGTAATTAAGAACACTACACAGAATGACTCATTCTCATCCAGAGTTATGGTGACAAAAGAAATCTAGTTATCAATTGTTCTCTGTATAGCAAGTTACACTTCATTGGGTCACATCACCAATGAAGGGACTGTTAGGAAATTGCCACGTTGTAAAAGTCATTCTctatggagccgggcggtggtggcgcatgcctttaatcccagcactcgggaggcagaggcaggcggatctcggtgagttcgaggccagcctgagctaccaagtgagtcccaggaaaggcgcaaagctacacagagaaaccctgtctcgaaaaaccaaaaaaaaaaaaaaaaaaaaaaagtcattctctATGTAATCTGCACAAGGTATAGTAAGCATGGATGCTTAATTTAATTCTAACCTTTAGCATTATCATTATCAATCATAGAACTATTAccttgaaaagaaataaaggaaacccAGGGCATGTAAACTTTTTGTAGTTGTAGAGCCAATGTACCTAGAAATCTACATGGAAGGGATGCTACCATAATGCAAGCTTCTTCTTCTATACATCTTCCAATCCAAACCCACATATgttgtcactgcctgtctttcCATAAGCCACCTGGATGGAATTTAATGTGCAAGTAAGCTACAAGGTAAAGTGTGCTTTCTGAAGAGGACTTTGGCTGTTTTGACACTGCCTGCTTTAGAAAATGCTTTTATGAAGCAGGTAACTCACCAATCTTTACAAGAAAACTTTGGGCTATCTGACAAATTTGAGTGAAACTTTTCTGCAACTTCTCCCTcatttctcccctccccatctcccgaCGGAAACAGACCTGGAACAAGCTAGGGTATTACACTTCTGTCCTGAACAGTTTCTCCAAGACCCACTAGTGCGCCTTCACATTTACTCAGAATAAAGATCTTGTATCAGTTTATATGAAATCTGACACTAGGAGACAAAAGTTAAGGAGCTGTTCTACCCCCTTCAAATCAAGGTCAGAAGTCTCAACAATAGAATGGAAAGTGTTATCATGTTATAATGACGTGATGGTATCAgcaaacataaaatttttaatctGACCCAAAATTAAGTCTAAAGGCTAAAATATAGCTACGCAGAAAACACATCGTGGATCATTAAATCTGCaggaaagctaggcatggtggctcatgtgcATTTAAATCCCAGGcctgggaaggaagaggcaggaagatcatgagtctgaggtcaacctaggctacacagtgggCACCTAcctcaaaaggggaaaaaaaaaaaaaacagagagaaagagaaatacagagtgAATGGACGAATGCAGAGTAAAAAGCTGCCCAAGTGGGCAATTTGATTAACATGCAGAAAGGTCATAAACTCAACACTGAACGGTGCCAAGTAAGTAACAACATAGAAGACTATGAGTGAAGCAGAGTCAACTATGGGAGCAGACACCAAAGAGCTCAGGGCTGCTTCCCATTATTGTGAGAGACACCAGAAATCTTCCTGGATTTTTAAATCACAAGGGCGTGTGAAGAGGAATGTCAGACCAAGCGTAGGCTTAGGTAAACTTGGAAGACATCACGCTGCACAGAATCTCCACTATGTGGGTCACTTCGGTGGTCTGTTTCCCTAAGAGTagcatctacctctgcctcttcacGGTTAAGTGGGGGTGTGACAGCCCTAGCTAGAGGAGCCAGATACCTGAAACGCTGCTGACCCTCTACAGTGGAACTGACCTCGGGGTTatgtcttcctttcttgtttttgtggGAATGGGGAAATGTGGATGGGGTCGCTTAAGACGCTGAAAGGCAGCTGTGCCGGTACTGGGGCAACGGACAA is a genomic window of Peromyscus maniculatus bairdii isolate BWxNUB_F1_BW_parent chromosome 5, HU_Pman_BW_mat_3.1, whole genome shotgun sequence containing:
- the Uqcrfs1 gene encoding cytochrome b-c1 complex subunit Rieske, mitochondrial, whose translation is MLSVAARSGPFAPVLSATSRGVAGALRPLLQAAVPATPKPPVLDAKRPCLTRESLNGQAATRPLVATVGLNVPASVRYSHTDVKVPDFSDYRRPEVLDSTKSSKESSEARKGFSYLVTATTTVGVAYAAKNVVTQFVSSMSASADVLAMSKIEIKLSDIPEGKNMAFKWRGKPLFVRHRTKKEIAQEAAVELSQLRDPQHDLERVKKPEWVILIGVCTHLGCVPIANAGDFGGYYCPCHGSHYDASGRIRRGPAPLNLEVPTYEFTSDDVVVVG